The region ACGAGGTACCGGCGTGCGGTTTCGTTCGCGTAGGCACTGCATTCGAATCGTCTCGAATGCCGATACAGCGGTGAAACGATAGAGGTTGCGTGTTAACGCGACTCAAGATAATAATATAACCCTGCAGTGGGTAGGAGTGCATGGTTATGAAGAAACAGGAGCTCATTCACCTGCACGGCCTTCTGGCGGAGGTATCGAACCAGTGTAGCGAGTGGGACAATTGTCAGATCGACCTCGAAGAGTACGAGTCGCTCGGTATTCGACCGACATCGATCCACAAGTCGAAAACCGACCACAAAGCTGCTGTTTTTGCGCTCGCCGGGGGAATCACGAAGAACATGCGTGAAGGGGAGCAGGAAGCCGTCGCCGCAACCGCCGACTGAACATCTCGTCGCATCCTCCGATCGACTACAGTTCACACTGGCAAGGCTGCCGCTGAAACATCGTCTCGGGCACTCTCCCTTGTGTCTCTCACCGTCGTGCTGCGCTCATGCAGCTGCTCTCTGCCGCGTCCCCTCAGACGCTGCTCCGCCACCGCTGACTCCCCGTGCAGCGGGCTCCTCGTCACTGTCGGCTGCTGCCGGAAAATATGAACTGGAGAGGCGGTCGTCTCGCGGCCGACCCGCCGGAACCTCGGAGACCGGAAGTCTCAATCTGCGATTATTCGACGAGGTCCTCGAACTCGGGAAGAATTTCGTCGTCGTCCTCGTTCGTTTCGTCGGCGTCGTCGTCGGTCGCTGTAACACTCTCATCGGCCGATTCGGCGTCGGTATCCGAGTTCGACGACTCGTCGTCGGCCGTCTCGTCGTCGATCTCCTCTTCCTCGAGGACTTCGACGTGCGTGACCTCCAGGGGGATGTTTTCGAGTCGCTGGCCGATCTCCTTCCGTGCGATGCGCGAGGCGTGTTCCTCGCGCTCGACGTTGAAGACGGTCATCTCCAGTTCGAGCGCGACGAGCGCCTCGTCGGCCGCGATGAACGCGGGCGGAAGCTCCTCCCCCGATGGGGAGGTTCGCTCGCCCATGTTGATCTCGACGTAGTTCAGATCAGGGTTCAACATCTCTCCCGTCTTCGAGATGGCGATGCGGATCGCCTCGTCTTCCGTCTCAACGTCGAAGACCGGCACAGCAGCTTCGACGACAACCCTGCAATTCATACCTAGACATTGTATCGCCTACAGTAAGAAGGTTCGCCTCGTGAACGCGATCCATTCCACTTTTGTGGACCGTCACCGGCGGCCGATGGACGGATTCGGGTCGCGATCGAACCCGCCTGGCGATGCCTGACCACACGGGTGGCTGACGCCGGCGCAAGCACGCCGCTTCGAAAGGCAAATGCCTGCGCTCTCGAAGGGACGAACGAATGGCAACGGGAACGATCCCGATCGACGACCTCTCGGGCGGCCTCGATCTCTACCGGACCCTCGAGAGCGGACAGAGCTACCTCTGGCGGCGCGAGGACGGCGCGATGTACGGCGGCGAGCCCGCGCCCGGCGCCTGGTACTCGACGATCGTCGACGGCGACGTGATCCGCGTCAGGAGCCGCGACGGACTGCTGGAGTGGGAGTCGACGACCGACGCCGAGCCGCTCGTGCGCCGGCTGCTGCGTCTGGACGACGACCTCGAGGAAATCGTCGCGGCCGCGCCGGACGATCCGCTGCTCCGCGAGGCCTACGAGGCCCACCGCGGGCTTCGCTTGGTCGAAGACCCGCCGTTCGGAACGCTGATCGCCTTTATCTGCTCGGCCCAGATGCGCGTCGGTCGGATCCACACGATGGTCTCGACGCTGGCCCGCGAGTACGGCGATCCGATCGCGTTCGACGGCGAGACCTACCACGCGTTCCCGACCCCGGAACAGCTCGCGGCCGCGACCGAAGCCGAACTCCGCGACCTGGGGCTTGGCTACCGCGCGCCCTACGTCGTCCGGACGGCCGAGATGGTCGCGGACGGAGCGGCTCACCCGGCCGAGGCACGAGACATGGAGTACGAGGCGGCCCGGGAGTACCTCACGCGGTTCGTCGGCGTCGGCGACAAGGTGGCCGACTGCGTGTTGCTGTTCTCGTTGGACTTCGACCAGGCCGTCCCGCTCGATACCTGGATCAAGTCGGCGATCGAGGACTACTACCCGGACTGCGACTGCGGATCGTACGCCGCGACCTCGCGGGCGATCCGCGAGCGCCTGGGCGGCGAGTACGCGGGATATGCCCAGACGTACATCTTCCATCACCTGCGGACCGGCGAGTGAGGCCGATCCGCGGCGCTCGCCGCGACGAAACGAGGGCGTAACGGAGCCCGGCTACCGAGGGCGGACGCCGAGCTACTCCTCGTAATCCTCGCGG is a window of Natrinema salifodinae DNA encoding:
- a CDS encoding DUF555 domain-containing protein, whose amino-acid sequence is MNCRVVVEAAVPVFDVETEDEAIRIAISKTGEMLNPDLNYVEINMGERTSPSGEELPPAFIAADEALVALELEMTVFNVEREEHASRIARKEIGQRLENIPLEVTHVEVLEEEEIDDETADDESSNSDTDAESADESVTATDDDADETNEDDDEILPEFEDLVE
- a CDS encoding UPF0058 family protein — protein: MKKQELIHLHGLLAEVSNQCSEWDNCQIDLEEYESLGIRPTSIHKSKTDHKAAVFALAGGITKNMREGEQEAVAATAD
- a CDS encoding DNA-3-methyladenine glycosylase family protein translates to MATGTIPIDDLSGGLDLYRTLESGQSYLWRREDGAMYGGEPAPGAWYSTIVDGDVIRVRSRDGLLEWESTTDAEPLVRRLLRLDDDLEEIVAAAPDDPLLREAYEAHRGLRLVEDPPFGTLIAFICSAQMRVGRIHTMVSTLAREYGDPIAFDGETYHAFPTPEQLAAATEAELRDLGLGYRAPYVVRTAEMVADGAAHPAEARDMEYEAAREYLTRFVGVGDKVADCVLLFSLDFDQAVPLDTWIKSAIEDYYPDCDCGSYAATSRAIRERLGGEYAGYAQTYIFHHLRTGE